The following proteins are encoded in a genomic region of Stegostoma tigrinum isolate sSteTig4 chromosome 2, sSteTig4.hap1, whole genome shotgun sequence:
- the ptf1a gene encoding pancreas transcription factor 1 subunit alpha — translation METVLEQLTGLDTFAAATYFDDEDLFAEQPSRDHLDTDGFLEHDVDFLSSQISDYYKESRGAADPEHCDSGILSFTSSSSPFSFHCTDSTSEVSPQLKGIEGVAKRRRRIRSEVEMQHLRQAANVRERRRMQSINDAFEGLRTHIPTLPYEKRLSKVDTLRLAIGYINFLTELVQSDMPLRNPNSDSAIQPKKVIICHRGARSPSPNDPDYGLPPLAGHSLSWTDEKQLKEQNIIRTAKVWTPEDPRKSNSKTCVNNIENEPPFDFVS, via the exons ATGGAGACCGTGCTCGAGCAGCTCACCGGCCTCGACACCTTCGCGGCCGCCACCTACTTCGATGATGAAGATTTGTTCGCGGAGCAGCCATCCCGGGATCACCTGGACACGGACGGGTTCCTGGAGCACGACGTCGACTTTCTCAGCAGCCAGATTAGCGACTACTACAAGGAGAGCCGGGGCGCTGCGGATCCCGAGCACTGTGACTCGGGCATCCTCTCCTTCACATCGTCCTCGTCACCCTTTTCCTTCCACTGCACCGACAGCACTTCCGAGGTGTCCCCCCAGCTAAAAGGGATCGAGGGCGTTGCGAAAAGGCGCAGGAGGATCCGCTCAGAAGTTGAAATGCAGCACCTCCGGCAGGCTGCAAACGTCCGGGAGCGCAGACGCATGCAATCTATTAACGATGCATTTGAAGGTCTCCGTACTCACATACCAACGCTACCTTATGAGAAAcgactttcaaaagttgatacCCTCCGACTGGCAATCGGTTACATCAACTTCTTAACAGAACTTGTTCAATCCGACATGCCCTTAAGGAATCCAAATAGCGATTCTGCAATTCAACCTAAAAAAGTCATTATCTGTCATAGAGGTGCAA GATCGCCATCTCCAAATGATCCAGACTATGGCCTGCCTCCTCTAGCAGGGCACTCCTTGTCGTGGACCGATGAGAAACAGCTTAAAGAACAAAACATCATCCGGACAGCAAAAGTTTGGACTCCTGAAGACCCCAGAAAATCTAATAGCAAAACATGTGTAAATAACATTGAGAACGAACCACCTTTTGACTTTGTGTCATAG